From one Euwallacea fornicatus isolate EFF26 chromosome 4, ASM4011564v1, whole genome shotgun sequence genomic stretch:
- the LOC136338873 gene encoding UPAR/Ly6 domain-containing protein crok-like, with protein sequence MGNYLNYLVYLNIILCNLFEIGEAVRCYQCSSSEDLMGEDNCGAYKKFDKVAHIAIECNSEESHMPGSFCMKVTQQSPKGFIWDGRWRQVIRRCASVADTGVTGVCNWGVYDNGVYWQECYCSEDECNSSTLSRFSNFLLSLICILEFYWRIYF encoded by the exons ATGGGAAATTACCTCAATTATTTagtatatttgaatattattctttgcaatttatttgaaattg GCGAGGCTGTACGTTGTTACCAATGCAGCTCCTCGGAAGATCTCATGGGTGAAGACAACTGTGGGGCATACAAGAAGTTTGATAAGGTGGCTCATATAGCGATAGAGTGTAATAGTGAAGAAAGTCATATGCCTGGTTCGTTTTGTATGAAAGTTACTCAACAAAGTCCTAAAGGGTTCATAT GGGATGGACGATGGCGTCAAGTTATTCGTCGCTGTGCTTCAGTCGCAGACACTGGAGTAACTGGGGTTTGTAATTGGGGTGTTTATGATAATGGTGTCTATTGGCAGGAATGTTACTGTTCAGAGGATGAATGCAACTCTTCTACATTAAGTAGGTTTTCTAACTTTTTGCTGAGTTTGATCtgcattttggaattttattggAGAATTTACTTTTAA
- the LOC136338850 gene encoding homeobox protein 2-like, producing the protein MYMFAVSAVLILGFSVHDGHALQCWACSSDIDRSCGDRFNVTDFRYGGFYQQYGPAYNQQPIYDPYNQRPYDNRDYSTYRTTDTNRDPNRDPNGYRDPNSRGSNRDEVYNDRRRDPYYRDDRDSRFRDQDYINNRTFAKNYDRPLNGSFDRYDRFNNTDIRYDNRTNATGYYNDRSYQNRGYNDRDRDNQNRFGDYNNRDPNNRDPNNRDFNRDNRDYRNRDNRDPNYRDPYQDRDRSRDPYSNRDYNSRDPNYRDGNRDPYFDRDNRDPYNRDPNNRDYPPPRDYNRDNQGRAYDPNYPPRDANYQQVRAQAQLAASQSGPRLVPCNEEEARLRRMRNVCIKKIQRIGDYQLTYIRRCEMVPIQKEVGTCYDPVAQGISLDFCEYCEYDGCNSATGLKFNLFLAGLMPLVLLWSFFT; encoded by the exons ATGTATATGTTTGCCGTTAGTGCTGTGCTGATTTTAGGATTTAGTGTTCATGACG GACACGCCTTACAATGTTGGGCCTGTTCCAGCGACATAGATAGAAGCTGTGGAGATAGATTCAATGTAACAGATTTCAGATACGGCGGTTTCTACCAACAGTATGGGCCCGCCTACAACCAACAGCCTATTTACGACCCATACAACCAAAGGCCCTACGACAACAG AGACTACTCCACGTACCGCACCACCGACACTAATCGGGACCCTAATAGGGATCCCAACGGGTATCGGGACCCAAACTCTCGAGGCAGTAATCGGGACGAGGTTTATAACGATCGAAGGAGGGATCCGTATTACCGAGACGATAGGGACTCGCGATTTAGGGACCAAGACTATATAAATAACCGGACGTTTGCTAAGAACTATGACAGACCTTTGAACGGTAGCTTTGACAGATATGATCGATTCAACAACACAGATATTCGATACGATAATCGGACGAACGCGACTGGTTACTACAACGACCGGAGTTATCAAAACAGAGGCTACAACGACAGAGATAGGGATAATCAGAACCGATTCGGGGACTACAATAACCGTGACCCCAATAACCGCGACCCTAACAATCGTGATTTCAATAGGGACAACAGAGACTACAGAAATCGCGACAACCGGGATCCGAACTACAGAGACCCGTATCAGGATCGCGACCGCTCTAGAGACCCTTATTCTAACCGAGACTATAACTCTAGGGACCCGAATTACAGGGACGGGAATAGGGATCCCTACTTTGATAGAGACAACAGGGACCCCTACAATAGGGACCCGAATAATCGTGATTACCCTCCTCCTAGGGATTACAATAGGGACAATCAAGGCAGGGCCTACGATCCGAATTATCCGCCTAGGGATGCCAACTATCAACAAGTGAGGGCGCAAGCTCAATTGGCGGCCAGTCAGTCAGGTCCCAGACTGGTGCCCTGTAATGAGGAGGAAGCCCGACTGAGGAGGATGAGGAATGTTTGTATCAAGAAGATTCAGAGAA TTGGAGACTATCAGCTGACCTACATCAGGCGATGCGAAATGGTTCCCATCCAAAAAGAAGTGGGCACTTGCTACGACCCTGTCGCACAAGGCATTTCCTTGGACTTCTGCGAGTACTGCGAGTACGATGGATGCAACTCTGCTACCGGCTTAAAATTTAACCTTTTCCTGGCCGGCCTGATGCCTTTAGTACTGTTATGGtcatttttcacataa
- the LOC136338872 gene encoding UPAR/Ly6 domain-containing protein crok-like: MTQNIVYLLLVTLLINFLDSSCGIKCWDCRSDADSKCADPFDNRTFAITDCDQVKPITYIYDKDNYKTQKATMCRKIRQKVNGVWKYFRSCAFLGEIGIKGDERFCLMRTGTYNIFMEYCTCNSKDGCNTSSHLYVSKLLLGVSFTTVYYFFHIFR; this comes from the exons atgacccaaaatattgtttatttgttattgGTAACACTTTTAATCAACTTCCTAGATAGCA gttGTGGCATTAAATGTTGGGATTGCCGTTCAGATGCTGACTCAAAATGCGCTGACCCTTTCGATAATCGAACATTTGCCATCACAGACTGTGATCAAGTGAAACCTATCACATATATTTATGACAAGGACAATTATAAAACCCAGAAGGCTACGATGTGCAGGAAAATACGGCAAAAAG TAAATGGtgtttggaaatatttccgTAGCTGCGCCTTCCTTGGCGAAATAGGTATAAAAGGGGATGAGAGGTTCTGTCTCATGCGAACAGGAacttacaatatttttatggaatATTGTACGTGTAACAGTAAAGACGGTTGCAATACTTCTTCCCATCTTTATGTATCAAAGCTACTCTTAGGAGTCAGTTTCACAAccgtatattatttttttcatatttttcggTAA